The following are encoded in a window of Thermoproteota archaeon genomic DNA:
- a CDS encoding cation:proton antiporter produces MEILEILFAVGILLVSARLLGIVFKKIKQPSLGGELLAGIILGPTLIGIVHPNEMLDLLSTVSIFFVMLFIGIEMNLREIKNSGKSGFVISILSLIIPFFTGYVLSVFFGLNLSESLFIGLLLSVTSVPVSAIILRELGILKTKIGTTVMSVAIIDDIISLIILAFILQLHLSDGMQFAYYEIGESVVQIVAYLLGIVAITFVVYKANRWLPSKLKEFNKFKSKEILFIIFISVAIVLSIIADLAGLHFIIGTFFAGLIFSEKLLPKREESKVFKTMTKITFGIFAPLFFAIVGMKFSAQSLEDHIPFLILLVILGIIGKTFGGYVGTRIFHFPKKQGLAISTLLNGRGTVGLAITALAYSVGVLDLALFSICVAICFITTIITPIIARPLLRSMN; encoded by the coding sequence ATGGAAATTTTGGAGATATTATTTGCCGTTGGAATTTTACTGGTTAGTGCTAGACTTCTTGGAATAGTCTTTAAAAAAATAAAACAACCATCTTTGGGTGGAGAGCTACTTGCAGGCATCATATTAGGCCCCACTTTAATTGGAATTGTCCATCCAAATGAGATGCTAGACCTTCTTTCTACCGTTTCAATTTTCTTTGTAATGTTATTCATCGGTATTGAAATGAATCTAAGAGAGATAAAAAATTCCGGAAAATCAGGGTTTGTGATTTCTATACTTTCATTGATAATCCCATTTTTTACAGGGTACGTGCTTTCAGTGTTTTTTGGTCTAAATTTATCAGAGTCACTGTTCATCGGATTGTTATTATCAGTAACTTCAGTACCAGTAAGTGCAATTATTTTACGAGAATTGGGGATTCTCAAAACTAAAATTGGCACAACGGTGATGTCGGTAGCAATTATTGATGACATCATTTCATTGATTATTTTGGCATTTATTTTACAACTTCATCTAAGTGACGGAATGCAATTTGCATATTATGAAATTGGAGAATCAGTTGTTCAAATAGTAGCTTATTTGTTAGGAATTGTTGCCATTACATTTGTAGTTTACAAAGCAAATCGTTGGTTACCCTCAAAATTAAAAGAATTTAACAAGTTCAAATCAAAGGAAATTTTATTTATCATATTTATTTCAGTGGCAATAGTTTTATCAATAATTGCTGATTTAGCAGGATTGCATTTTATCATAGGTACATTTTTTGCGGGGTTAATTTTTAGTGAAAAATTATTACCCAAAAGAGAAGAAAGTAAAGTTTTCAAAACAATGACAAAAATTACGTTTGGGATATTTGCACCATTATTTTTTGCAATTGTTGGAATGAAATTTAGTGCCCAATCATTAGAAGATCACATTCCATTCCTAATATTGTTAGTTATACTTGGAATAATTGGAAAAACATTTGGAGGGTATGTAGGAACAAGGATTTTTCATTTTCCTAAAAAACAAGGATTGGCAATTTCAACATTACTTAATGGGAGAGGTACTGTTGGTTTAGCAATTACAGCATTAGCTTATTCAGTAGGTGTGTTAGATTTGGCGCTATTTTCAATTTGTGTGGCAATTTGTTTTATAACAACTATAATTACACCAATAATTGCAAGGCCGTTATTACGTTCAATGAATTAA
- a CDS encoding DNA protection protein DPS (play a key role in DNA protection against oxidative stress by oxidizing Fe(II) to Fe(III); induced by iron depletion and hydrogen peroxide): MTDSKPNVVGIEILKKNGLNVDELVKSLVVNAAVEFTAYYYFTNLRAHCTGMDGEGIKGIIEDARLEDLSHFESCIERIYQLGGSLPNDATEFIKISGCEFLQLPPNPTDLKAILEKCLKAEQGAIVNWDKVCKMTHGKDPATYEIAKDILAEEIEHESWFLELLYGRPSGHMRRKYSGERPHTRKHSRALDMA; this comes from the coding sequence ATGACTGATTCAAAACCAAATGTCGTTGGTATTGAAATTCTCAAAAAAAATGGCCTTAATGTGGATGAATTAGTGAAATCTTTGGTTGTAAATGCTGCAGTGGAATTTACTGCCTATTACTATTTCACAAATCTTAGGGCTCATTGTACAGGAATGGATGGTGAAGGAATAAAGGGAATAATTGAAGATGCACGACTAGAAGACCTTAGTCACTTTGAATCTTGTATAGAGAGAATCTATCAATTAGGTGGAAGCCTCCCCAATGATGCAACCGAATTCATCAAAATATCTGGTTGTGAATTCCTTCAATTGCCTCCTAATCCAACTGACTTGAAAGCAATTTTGGAAAAATGCCTAAAAGCTGAACAGGGTGCAATAGTAAACTGGGATAAAGTTTGCAAGATGACTCATGGAAAAGATCCTGCTACATACGAAATAGCAAAAGACATTCTTGCCGAAGAAATTGAACATGAATCTTGGTTTCTTGAATTATTGTATGGTCGTCCATCAGGACATATGCGAAGAAAATATTCTGGAGAACGTCCTCATACTCGTAAACATTCAAGAGCACTTGATATGGCTTAG